The stretch of DNA GGCGTGCCGGAGATGCCGCAGTGCGGCTTTTCCGCCAAGGCCGTGTCCTGCTTGCAGGCTGCCGGCGTGCCGTTCGCTTACGTGAACATCCTCGCGGCCCCTTCCATCCGCGAGAAGCTGCCGAGCATTTCGCAATGGCCCACGTTTCCGCAGCTTTTCATCGGCGGCGAACTGATCGGCGGCAGCGACATCGTCAGCGAACTGTCGGCGAGCGGCGAGCTGAAGACCCTGCTCGATGCCGCCGTGACCGGACGGGCAGCAGGCTGAACCATGGAAATCGCCGAAGTCCGCGCCCTGATCGAATCGGGCATTCCGGGCTGCGAAGTCCGGGTGGAAGGTGAGGGCTGCAATTTTTCCGTAGTGGTCATTGGCGACGCGTTCGAGGGCCTGAATCCGGTCAAGCGCCAGCAGCAGGTCCTGGCGACCGTTACCGAGCCTTTGTCCACCGGCGCCTTGCACGCCATCAGCATGAAAGTTTATACGCCGGCGGAATGGAGCCGTCTGGCCGATTCCGCTTGAGTCAAACCTGGAGCCAGTCATGCCGCTATACGATTTCCACTGCCGCGACTGCGGCCAGATGTCGGAGTTGCTGATCAAGCTCAGCGATACGCCGGTTTGCCCGCACTGCGGCGGCAGCAACATGGAAAAGCAGGTGGTGCAGATCGCGCCGCACCTGAAGACGCCGGGCATCCTTCAGAGCGCCCGCGCGCAGGCCGCCAAGGAAGGGCATTTCAGCAATTACAAACCGTCCGAGCGTCCGCGCTTGAAATGATCTTTTGAACCCCGAACGGGCGATGGGAATGCCGTGAAGCTTCAGATCGAAAAACCTTACGTCGAGGCCATGGTGACCGAGTTCCCGCGCCTGGCGGTGTTGCAGGACCAGTTGCGGTTCGGGAACAGGGCGGAGATCGCCTTCGTCCAGCTGGAGAACGCCGAGGTCAACTTCCTGCGCCATCTCTACGAGGAAGCCGGTCCGGACCTCAAACAGCGGGCGGTGCAGCTCGCCGTGCTGCAGAAGGCGCTCAACGACGACGGCATACGCTTCGAGGCTCACGAGCTGGAGCAGGCCGTGCCCGCCATCGCCCGGTATCTGGCGACCGGCGCCATCCGCGGCTGGGTGTTCACGGCGAACGTCACCAACCGGCCCTTGCCCTACCTCATCACCCGGCTCGATTACATCCCGGAATCGAACGACGAGATCGGCAAGATCATCATCGAGCTGAAGGCCAATGCCAAGGGCAATCTCGCCACCGTCGCCCTGCGCATCACCGCCAGCGATGTCGCCGGCAGGACCGTGGGCGAGATCTTCGCGGCCAAGGGATTTCTCAAGGAGACGCCCGAGCTGATCGAGTCCTACGACCGGACCGTAGCCCGCTATTTCGACTGGCGCGCCCGCTACGGTACCCAGTTCGCAGGGCAAGGCATCGGCTTCTATGCCGAGGACCCGGCCGCCACCCACCGTGACACCGACTGGTCGCGCAAGGACGTGGTGGTCCTGTCGTCCGGTGGCGGCAGCGCCCGTCTGGTGAATGACGAAGGCATCCTCACCCACCGCGCACTGACGCTGGACGCCACCGGCGACATCCTCGGGCCGTACCTGCGCAAGGCCGCCAAGAGCAACCGTTACGACGCCGAGGACGAGGTCCAGGCATTGCAGGATGCGATGCCGGAGGGGCTGTTCACCCAGCTCCCGGTGCATCCCTACATCCTGATGTTCCATCTGGAACTGCACCATTACCTGTGGGTGCATGTCGGCGACATCCGTCTCTACGAATACCAGCCGGAACTCAAGCGCAAGCTGGTGCTGCCGGCGGAGCAGACCGACCTGATCGACATCCTCACCGCCGAGATGGACGTGCTGATGGACGACATCGTGGCCGGCAAGTCCGGCGGCACCACGGTGCTCTGCGCCGGCCCGCCAGGCGTCGGCAAGACCCTGACCGCCGAGGTCTATTCCGAGATCATCCGGCGTCCGCTCTACCGGGTGCATTCCAGCCAGCTCGGCCTCAACGTGGCGGCGATGGAAACCGCGCTGAAGGACGTGCTGACCCGCGCCCAGCGCTGGGGCGCCGTGATGCTGATCGACGAGGCCGACGTCTACATCAAGCGCCGCGACGACGACATCACCATGAACGCCGTGGTCGGCGTGTTCCTGCGGGTGCTGGAGTATTTCAACGGCCTGCTGTTCCTGACCACCAACCGGGTCGACGACATCGACGAGGCCATCGTTTCCCGCTGTATCGCCCTGATCAAGTTCTATCCGCCCGACCGCGACGACCGTTGCAAGATCTGGCGGGTGATGACGGACCAGTTCGCGCTGGCGGTGGACGAGACGCTGATCGGCCGATTGGCGGACGTCTTCCCCACCGCCACCGGGCGCGACATCAAGGGCCTGGCCAAGCTGGTGGCCAAGTATTGCTCGCACAAGCAGGTCGCGCCCAGCCTGGAGGTGTTCAAGCGCTGCTCCATCTTCCGCGGCATGGACCTGGGACCGGCGGAAGGAACTCGAGATGAGTGAGCGCTTCGTCGTCACGGAAATGAACACGCATCACTTCGTGACGATATTGTCTCTTGAGGCGAGGGACTTAAGGGTGGGAAAGCCACGGTTGGCGTGGCTTTGATGTCATCCCGAGAGAATCAACCGAGTTTTTTAGGATCAAGTATGAACTACGCTTTCCCACCCGCCCCCATCATTACCCTCGACGCCATGTCGAGCAACCCGTTTCCGGTGCGCCGCATTTTTTGCCTCGCCCGCAATTATCCGGAATCCGGCCAGGAAGCGGTGAAGCCCGCCGAGCCGAGCTTCTTCCTGAAGCCGCCCGGTACCATCCTGCAGAACAATTCCGTGCTGCCGTATCCGCCCGGCACCGGCGCGCTGTCTCCCGAGGTGGAAATGGTGGTGGCGCTGCATAAGGGCGGCCGCAACATTCCGGCGGACAAGGTCGATTACGACTATGTGTTCGGCTATGCCGTGGGCCTCGACATGACCCGGCGCGACGCGCTCGATGCCGCCATCGCGCAGGGGCTGCCGTGGGACAAGGCCAAGGTCTTCGACCATTCCTCCCCGTGCTCGGCGATCACGCCGGAGTTCTATGCCGGCAACATCGCCAGCGGCAAGATCGAACTCAAGGTCAATGGCGAGCTGCGGCAGAGCGGCAACGTGGCCGACATGCTGTGGAAAATCCCCGAGACGGTACATTATCTTTCCACCCGGATGGAGCTGTTCCCCGGCGATCTCATTTACACCGGCACGCCGGGCCCGGCCAGCCCCGTGGTCCAGGGCGACGTGATCGAAGCCACGGTGGCGGGACTGGAGCCCCTGGTCATCACGGTCGGATAGCGGAGGCTGCCATGCAGGTCACGACGATCCTGGTCAACGATGTCCCCAAGGTCGTGATCCGGCCCAACGACCGCAAGGATCTGGCCCGCTTCCTGCGCAACGGCCGCAGCTATCTCACCGGCGATGCGCCGGACGCGGAGCTGAGCCACCGTCCCGCCGACGAAGCCGAGGCGGCGCGCTGGCGCTCCGCCTACCAGTTGCATCTCGCCTGGGGCGGCAGCGAGGAATGGTTTTTCGGTGTGCCTTTATAGGCCGTAGTTCACTTGATTTCATCGGAGAGACCCATGTCGTTCATCATCAGCATCGAAGGCGAGCATGCCAGCCTGGCATCGGAAGACGAAGTCGCCGCCGGCATCGCGGCGGCGCGCGAAGTGTTCGCGCGCAACGAGGCTGACCCGCTGGCCTGCCAGCTCGCGGTAGAGAAAATGGAGAAAGACGAACTGCTCAACAGGGAAGAGGCGCTGCTGTGCCTGATCTGGGACGAGGCCGAGGAAGCCGCGTTCCGCGCGGTGACCCTGGGCTGGCTGAGCCGCAGCGTCGACATCAAGATCGCCGTGCGCGCCGAGGCCGGCGCGGAGGCACTTGCCGCGCGCCTGACGCACTGAAGCCTTATCCGCTCATTCTCGAACCCATGCGGGAAAACTCATGATCTATGTCGTCGAGGTTACAAGCCCCGGTAAAGCGAACGCCTGGTTCGCATTCGACCGGGAGGATTTTTCCCGCAAGGTCCGTGTCGCCAAGGAACGCGACGGATGCGTGATCTTCGCCGTGGCGACGCCGCGCAAGCTGCTCGAAGCGGCCGGCCTCACCCCGGAATCGCCTGCAGCCCGGGCCAGCCACGCCACGATATTCGAGCTGGCCGACAAGCACGGCTGGGACACCGAGCTGTACCGGGCCGACGAGCTGCTGGGAGAGGGCGTCTACGAGTCCGAACCGGTCTCCGAGTTCGAAGCCTGCGTCGCCGCCTTGGCGGAAGGGCTGGAGGCTTGCAGGATCTATCTGTCGGACGAATCGGCGACGAATGCCCTCTACGGCGATCCGTTCTATCAGGGGCGGGAAGGCTTCGCGGCGCACAGGGCCCTGCGGGACCAGTTGATCGCGCTGGAAGTCATTTCGGACGACATGTGAGCCTTCGGATACAGCGATGACCGTCGAGCAACTGATCGAAGCCCTCCGCGGGATGCCGCCGGAGGCCGTGGTCCTCTACGAGGGCGATGCCGGCTATGCGCTGGTGGGGGGCCTCAACCTGCAACGGAACGGAAACGGTGTTCCGGACGAGGTGATCCTGTTTCCCGATATGAACGAGTGAAGGTCACTCCACATGCGGAGTTCGATGCCTTTTGCATCCGCCGCCATTCCGCCCAAACCGTCTTCAAGCCTTGGCACATCGGTGTAATCATGGTTTCATTGCACCGGTTTTGTGCAAGCCGTCTTTCCGGCCGGGGAAAACCGGACAGGAACGGCTTCGGGGTTGCGCTGGCCGCGCTTGGATACGCTGACGGAGGAAGCGATGGGGCAAGGGCCGAAATACCGTGCTTTCAGCTTGATTGGATTCCTGATCATGGCGCTGCCGCTGCGGGCGGATGAGCTTAATTCCGCGGATACCGCGTGGATTCTCACGTCCACCGGATTCGCATGGTTCATGACCGTGCCGGGGCTGGCCTTGCTTTACGCGGGGCTGGTTCGCACCAAGAACGTCCTCTCCATCCTGGCCCAGTGTTTTGCCATCGCCGCCCTGGTGTCCCTGGTCTGGATGGGCGCCGGTTACAGCCTCGCCCTGGCGGGCAGCCAGGCATGGTCGATGTGGATCGGCGGCTCGTCCCGGCTGTTCCTGCACGGCCTGACGGCCGAATCGGCGGTCGGGCGGGTGTCCGAAGCGGCGTATTGCATCTACCACCTCAGCTTCGCCGTGCTCGCGCCGACACTCATGGTCGGCGGCTTCGCCGAGCGCATGAGGTTCTCGGCCGTGCTGTGGTTCACCACCCTCTGGACACTGTTGGTCTATGCGCCGGTCTGCCACTGGCTGTGGGGCGGCGGCTGGCTGGCACGCCTCGGCGCCGCGGACTTCAGCGGCGGCGTGGTGGTGCATGCCACCGCCGGCGTCTCCGCTCTCACCGTAGCCTGGCGGGTCGGGCCGCGGCGGGGGTTTCCGGATGCGCTCATGCCCCCGCACAATCTGACCCTGACTGCGGCCGGCGCCGGCATGCTGTGGATCGGCTGGCACGGCTTCAGCGCCGGCAGTGCCTTGATGACGAATGGCGCGGCGGGGCTTTCCATGTTGAACACCCACCTGGCGGCTGCCGCCGGCGCGATGGCCTGGATGGGCACCGAGTGGGTGCGCTTCGGCCGTCCAACCCTGCTCGGCCTGGTGACCGGCATGATTGCCGGGCTGGTCGCGCTGTCGCCGGCGGCGGGTTATGTGGGGCCGCAGGGCGCCGTCATCGTGGGAGGCGCGGGCGGGCTGGCCTGCTTCTTCGCGATTCCCTGGATCCGGCGCAAGCTGGAAATCGACGATGCCCTGGACGTATTCCCGGTACATGCGGCCGGCGCCCTGCTGGGCGTGCTCCTCACCCCGCTGTTCGCCGGCGGGGCCTGGGGCGGTTCGGGATTTCCGGGCGATTTAGGGGTGGGTCAGCAGATCGGCGTTCAGCTCGCCGCAATCGCCGCCGCGGGACTCTGGAGCGGCACCGTCAGCTATTTCATCCTCAAAGGGCTGGACCGCTGGCTGGGACTGCGCGTCGGCCCCGACGATGAAACCGAGGGTCTGGATTTGAGCTCGCACAACGGCAAGGGCTATTACTTCTGAATGGTAAGAACCGGTTCGGCAAGGGCCCATCCGCATTGGGATGGGAGGTCAGCCGATGGCTTCGTCGCCGATTTCCAGCGTGCGGATGCGGACGGCTTGTTCCGGTTCGAAGACCAAGATCCGGGCATCGTCGGCCGCCTCCGTGCCCAGGATGCCGATGATCGATGCCACGACGGTGTCCGCCAGGCGCTCGGCGGCGAGGATCTCCAGCTTGAGCAGGCAGTCGTCGGTGCGGGGCCCGTGCCTTTCGAACCCATCGCCGAGAATCCGGCTGACGGTGAGGCCGGTTGCGCCGATGTCCAGCAGGGCCTCGCGGGCTTCATCCAGCTTGTGCGAGGATATGATCGCAGTCACCAGTTTCATCATCCGGCCTCCTCTTGCAAGACCGGCGGCGACGTACGCTCGCCGGTCCCGATTCGCTTTTAGTTGATTTCGCTGCCGACCGGTTCCTCGAGCAGGTCGTTCCAGTCGGTTCGCTCCCGCATTTCCTTCTTCACGCCGGGCGGCAGCAGTTCCCGGCCTTCCCGAAGTTCCCACCCGCCGCCCAGCGCCTTGTACATGGCAATGACGCTGCGGGCGACGTCGCCCCGGCTCGCGGTCAGCCGGTCCTGCTGCTGCACCAGGAACAGCTCGGAATTGAGGACCCGCGTGTAGTCTTCGAGCCCGTTCTGGTATTGCCTCACCGCCAGTTCGGCTGCGCGCTGTGAGGCTCGGACGCCGTCCGCCAGACTGACTACCCGTTCCTCGGCCTTCTTGAGGGAGATGATCGCGTCTTCCACCTCGCGCAGGGCGCGCAATACGGTGCTCCGGTAGTCGGTCAGGAGTTCCTGGAATTTGGCGTCCTGGACGCGGACATTGTTGGTCAGCCGTCCGTACTGAAATATCGGCCAGGTGACGGTCGGTCCGAATTTGCCCGCCAGCCCGGAAGGGCTGAGGGCGTTGGCGACGTCGAGTCCGTCGATGCTGCCGGAATTGAAGCTGACGGTGCCGACCAGGGAAAGCCGGGGCAGGAGTTCGCTTGCGGCGATGCCGATCTGGGCGCATTGGGAGGCGGCCTTGTATTCCTGGGCGCGCACGTCGGGGCGGCGGCGCAGGATGTCGGTGGGGATGCCCATGGCGATCTCCGATCGGGCCGCGGGAATGTCGCTGTTCGGGCCCAGTTCCTTTTCCAGGTGGCTGGGTTGCATCCCTAGGAGGACGCTCAGGGCGTTCTTCGACTGGCGCAGCCCCACTTCGAGGCTGGCGATTTCCGCCAGGGTCGCCTGCCGCAGTGCCTTGGCCTGCTGCATATCGAGTTCGGTGCTCAGGCCGTTGCGGAACTGCGATTCGGCGATGCGGAAGCTGCGTTCCTGTAGGTCCGCATTACCCCTGGCGAGCACGAGGCGTTGGTGGAAAGTGCGGATCTGCACGTAGGCGGCGGCGACTTCGGCGGTCAGCGTCACCACCATGTCGTCGTATTCCAGCGTCGAAGCGGCCAGTTCCGCGCCGGCGGCATCGATGCCCCGGCGGAACCGGCCCCAGATGTCGAGCTCCCACATGGCGTCGAATCCGGTCTGGAAATAGGTGAACGTGTGGAAATCGCTTCCCTGGTAATAGGGAGAGAATTCGCTGATGCGCTCATAGAACGTGTCCATTCCCACATTCTGTTTTTGCGGGAACAGATAACCTTTGGCGATGCCGAGCTGGGCGCGCGCCTGATAGATGCGGATCGCCGCTTTCTGGACATCCAGATTTTGCTGGTAGGCCTTTTCGATGAGGCGATCCAGTACCGGATCGTTGAACAGTTTCCACCAGTTGCGGAAGTCAGCGGCTTTGGCGGTTTTCTTCGGCACATCCAGCCAAGTGTCGGTGAGTTTGATTTCCGGCCGGTGGAAATCCGGGCCGATTTTGTTGCAGCCGCCAAGCAGGAGCCCCGCGCCGGCAGCAAGGGCCAGGCGCAGCAAAAGGGCGCGAGCCGAATCGAACAAGGTCTTGCACATGGTGTGATCTCCCGAGCCGGTTCCGGGTCGAGACCTCTCAGGATTTGCCGGAGGTGATCTTGATGGGGACCACGGCCGCGGCGGGCGCCTGGCGCCGGTTGCGGATGTCTGCCGCTGGATTGGCGCGGCGGTTGGGTTTGGCCGAAGCCGCGCCGCCGTCGGCGCGGGCGAAGCGGGGAGACAGTCCGAAGCCGTATTGCGTCACCATCAGGATCAGCAGGGAGACAGGCCAGAAAACCAGCCAGAAGCCGTAAGTGGATTTGACATACTCCAGCATGCGCATGAGCAGGACGTGTTCCCGGGTTTGTTTCAGGTATTCCTCGTATTCCCGGCTGTCGTATTCCTCGAGAAACTTGAGGAATTGGAAGAATTCCCCGCTGCGATGGTTGCCGTAGGCCGATCCGAGGTAGGCGCGCAAGGCCTTCAAAGGCTGTTGCAGGCGTTCGGGATTGGCGCGGTAGCGCGCGGCCAGATAGTCGATCACGTCCTCCACATTTTCCGCTTCCTGCGGCAGGCTCATGTGCGGTACCACGTAACGCAGCAGGCCCGGGCGGCTGTGAGTGGATTCGTAGATATGGTTCAGGTAATGCAGCAGGATGCCGATGGATTCCTGCGATTCCATGGCGAGCAGGACTTTCAGCGCCTGGGTTTTGACATAGGGCTCCTCGGGGGTTTCGACCAGTATGTCGACGAGGCTTTGCACTGCTGCTTTCTCGTCCTCGCTCTTCCACGCCGGCGCGGCCTGCCCCATGACGGAGTGCAGCGCGGCGCCGTCATTGAAAATCAGGTCGAGGACGTAAAGGGCCTTCTGCCGGTCGCCGACCGTCGCCAGTGCGTAAATGGCGAAAACCCGGGCGAAGGTATCCGCGTTGGTCCGGTAATTCACCAGCATCCGGACGATCTCGGTGAACTTGCGGTCATTGGCGCTCTGCATGTCGAGTATTCTGAAATTGCCCACGGCGATTGCCGCCAGCCGCCTGACCTCCGGATGGGAGTCCTGCATGAGTTCGAAGATCAGCGGCAGGGTGTAAGGGTCCTTGCGCTCGGCGAGATACCAGGCCAGATTGCCGCGCACGGCGGGATTCTCGTCGATCACCATCGCATCGACGGCATCGGGTAAGCCTTCTTCGAAAGCCTGGACGATTTTT from Methylococcus geothermalis encodes:
- a CDS encoding fumarylacetoacetate hydrolase family protein is translated as MNYAFPPAPIITLDAMSSNPFPVRRIFCLARNYPESGQEAVKPAEPSFFLKPPGTILQNNSVLPYPPGTGALSPEVEMVVALHKGGRNIPADKVDYDYVFGYAVGLDMTRRDALDAAIAQGLPWDKAKVFDHSSPCSAITPEFYAGNIASGKIELKVNGELRQSGNVADMLWKIPETVHYLSTRMELFPGDLIYTGTPGPASPVVQGDVIEATVAGLEPLVITVG
- a CDS encoding FmdB family zinc ribbon protein, which codes for MPLYDFHCRDCGQMSELLIKLSDTPVCPHCGGSNMEKQVVQIAPHLKTPGILQSARAQAAKEGHFSNYKPSERPRLK
- a CDS encoding P-II family nitrogen regulator, yielding MMKLVTAIISSHKLDEAREALLDIGATGLTVSRILGDGFERHGPRTDDCLLKLEILAAERLADTVVASIIGILGTEAADDARILVFEPEQAVRIRTLEIGDEAIG
- the grxD gene encoding Grx4 family monothiol glutaredoxin, whose translation is MSNIEDTIRDQIAKHPVILYMKGVPEMPQCGFSAKAVSCLQAAGVPFAYVNILAAPSIREKLPSISQWPTFPQLFIGGELIGGSDIVSELSASGELKTLLDAAVTGRAAG
- a CDS encoding BolA family protein — its product is MEIAEVRALIESGIPGCEVRVEGEGCNFSVVVIGDAFEGLNPVKRQQQVLATVTEPLSTGALHAISMKVYTPAEWSRLADSA
- a CDS encoding ammonium transporter; amino-acid sequence: MGQGPKYRAFSLIGFLIMALPLRADELNSADTAWILTSTGFAWFMTVPGLALLYAGLVRTKNVLSILAQCFAIAALVSLVWMGAGYSLALAGSQAWSMWIGGSSRLFLHGLTAESAVGRVSEAAYCIYHLSFAVLAPTLMVGGFAERMRFSAVLWFTTLWTLLVYAPVCHWLWGGGWLARLGAADFSGGVVVHATAGVSALTVAWRVGPRRGFPDALMPPHNLTLTAAGAGMLWIGWHGFSAGSALMTNGAAGLSMLNTHLAAAAGAMAWMGTEWVRFGRPTLLGLVTGMIAGLVALSPAAGYVGPQGAVIVGGAGGLACFFAIPWIRRKLEIDDALDVFPVHAAGALLGVLLTPLFAGGAWGGSGFPGDLGVGQQIGVQLAAIAAAGLWSGTVSYFILKGLDRWLGLRVGPDDETEGLDLSSHNGKGYYF
- a CDS encoding AAA family ATPase, which codes for MKLQIEKPYVEAMVTEFPRLAVLQDQLRFGNRAEIAFVQLENAEVNFLRHLYEEAGPDLKQRAVQLAVLQKALNDDGIRFEAHELEQAVPAIARYLATGAIRGWVFTANVTNRPLPYLITRLDYIPESNDEIGKIIIELKANAKGNLATVALRITASDVAGRTVGEIFAAKGFLKETPELIESYDRTVARYFDWRARYGTQFAGQGIGFYAEDPAATHRDTDWSRKDVVVLSSGGGSARLVNDEGILTHRALTLDATGDILGPYLRKAAKSNRYDAEDEVQALQDAMPEGLFTQLPVHPYILMFHLELHHYLWVHVGDIRLYEYQPELKRKLVLPAEQTDLIDILTAEMDVLMDDIVAGKSGGTTVLCAGPPGVGKTLTAEVYSEIIRRPLYRVHSSQLGLNVAAMETALKDVLTRAQRWGAVMLIDEADVYIKRRDDDITMNAVVGVFLRVLEYFNGLLFLTTNRVDDIDEAIVSRCIALIKFYPPDRDDRCKIWRVMTDQFALAVDETLIGRLADVFPTATGRDIKGLAKLVAKYCSHKQVAPSLEVFKRCSIFRGMDLGPAEGTRDE
- a CDS encoding efflux transporter outer membrane subunit — translated: MCKTLFDSARALLLRLALAAGAGLLLGGCNKIGPDFHRPEIKLTDTWLDVPKKTAKAADFRNWWKLFNDPVLDRLIEKAYQQNLDVQKAAIRIYQARAQLGIAKGYLFPQKQNVGMDTFYERISEFSPYYQGSDFHTFTYFQTGFDAMWELDIWGRFRRGIDAAGAELAASTLEYDDMVVTLTAEVAAAYVQIRTFHQRLVLARGNADLQERSFRIAESQFRNGLSTELDMQQAKALRQATLAEIASLEVGLRQSKNALSVLLGMQPSHLEKELGPNSDIPAARSEIAMGIPTDILRRRPDVRAQEYKAASQCAQIGIAASELLPRLSLVGTVSFNSGSIDGLDVANALSPSGLAGKFGPTVTWPIFQYGRLTNNVRVQDAKFQELLTDYRSTVLRALREVEDAIISLKKAEERVVSLADGVRASQRAAELAVRQYQNGLEDYTRVLNSELFLVQQQDRLTASRGDVARSVIAMYKALGGGWELREGRELLPPGVKKEMRERTDWNDLLEEPVGSEIN